The following proteins are co-located in the Ursus arctos isolate Adak ecotype North America unplaced genomic scaffold, UrsArc2.0 scaffold_13, whole genome shotgun sequence genome:
- the LOC113259344 gene encoding 60S ribosomal protein L27-like — protein sequence MGKFMKPRKAVLVLARHYSRCKVIIMKNIDDVTSNHPYSRALVAGIDCYPCKMTAAMDKKKIAKRSKIKSFVKIYNYSHLMPTGYSMDILLDKTVVNKDVFRDPALKRKA from the coding sequence ATGGGCAAGTTCATGAAACCCAGGAAGGCAGTGCTGGTCCTGGCCAGACACTACTCCAGATGCAAAGTGATCATTATGAAGAACATTGATGATGTCACTTCAAACCATCCCTACAGTCGTGCTCTGGTGGCTGGAATTGACTGCTATCCCTGCAAAATGACAGCTGCCATGGACAAGAAGAAAATTGCCAAGAGGTCAAAGATCAAGTCTTTTGTGAAAATTTATAACTACAGTCACCTCATGCCCACAGGATACTCTATGGATATCCTTTTGGACAAAACTGTTGTCAACAAGGATGTCTTCAGAGACCCTGCTCTTAAACGCAAGGCCTAA